In Sediminispirochaeta bajacaliforniensis DSM 16054, one DNA window encodes the following:
- the ppk1 gene encoding polyphosphate kinase 1 codes for MNVEFLNKEISWLSFNDRVLEEAQDPSVPLALRLKFLGIYSNNLDEFFRVRVATLKRLAKLGKKSIESIGDDPKMILDQIQDIVIRQHAKFDFIFDELRKKMEEANIFFLRETDLVREDHKAIVKEYFIREVRPQIFPVMVNSRYRFPELSDTDLYLLVKLSKQGSSRENYSIIEIPSKSCPRFLLLPKEGEKQYVILLEDIVRSGLDYIFHSLNFDTFQAYDIKITRDAELDIDDDFEVSYLNKIHKSLEQRKNANPVRLTYDTAMPAEMVRFIERKLKLNALDTILPGRRYHNSKDYMDFPNILPDEQCHVPTGIIHRELRRTSGIIEVVRKKELLLHFPYLGFETIIDLLREASLDPKVTSIRVTLYRLARYSSVINALINAKKNRKEVVVLLELQARFDEKANIRWANKLKSEGVKVLFGVPGLKVHSKLCIITRKGHKGSEEHICAIGTGNLNEDTARLYTDTYLLTSHPEICSEVDQLFGFFERNYRVSRFNHLIVSPFQSRQAFAALIEEQIGRVKKGKQGLIRLKLNNLADRDLIQSLYRASEKGVSIQLIVRGMLSLIPGRKKMSENIEVISIVDSYLEHARFFIFGPDEKVKVWISSADWLPRNIDRRVEVTCPIYDVNLKQELIDLFSIEWKDNVKARRIVDGKEFRNQNGLPPWRSQLEKGLYLRRLHEEREADRS; via the coding sequence ATGAATGTTGAGTTTCTCAATAAAGAGATAAGTTGGCTCTCGTTTAATGATCGGGTCTTGGAAGAAGCTCAGGACCCGTCCGTTCCCCTTGCCCTGCGTCTCAAATTTCTTGGAATCTACTCTAATAATCTCGATGAATTCTTTCGGGTGCGGGTCGCGACCCTGAAACGGCTTGCGAAGCTGGGAAAAAAGAGCATTGAATCGATCGGTGACGATCCCAAAATGATTCTCGACCAGATCCAGGATATCGTTATCCGGCAGCATGCCAAATTTGATTTTATTTTCGATGAGCTTCGCAAGAAAATGGAAGAGGCGAATATCTTTTTTTTAAGAGAAACGGACCTTGTACGTGAGGACCATAAAGCCATCGTGAAGGAGTATTTTATACGAGAGGTTCGGCCTCAGATTTTTCCGGTCATGGTCAATAGCCGTTACCGTTTTCCGGAACTAAGCGATACCGATCTTTATCTGCTGGTTAAGCTAAGTAAACAGGGTTCTTCCCGGGAAAACTACAGCATCATCGAGATTCCGTCAAAAAGTTGTCCCCGCTTTTTGCTTCTCCCCAAGGAGGGGGAGAAGCAGTATGTCATTCTCTTGGAGGATATTGTTAGATCCGGGCTTGACTATATCTTCCATTCTCTTAACTTCGATACCTTCCAAGCCTACGATATAAAGATCACCCGTGATGCCGAACTGGATATCGATGATGATTTTGAGGTGAGCTACCTCAATAAAATCCATAAGAGTCTTGAGCAGCGTAAAAACGCAAATCCCGTACGGCTTACCTATGATACGGCCATGCCGGCGGAGATGGTACGGTTTATCGAACGGAAACTGAAACTCAACGCTCTTGATACCATCCTGCCGGGAAGGCGGTATCACAATTCAAAAGATTATATGGACTTTCCGAATATCCTTCCGGACGAACAGTGTCATGTCCCTACCGGTATCATTCACCGTGAGCTTCGTCGCACATCTGGAATCATCGAGGTGGTCAGGAAGAAGGAGCTCCTTCTTCATTTTCCCTATCTTGGTTTTGAGACCATCATCGACCTCCTTCGTGAGGCCTCCCTCGACCCAAAGGTCACCAGTATCAGGGTCACTCTTTACAGGCTGGCTCGTTACTCTTCGGTCATTAATGCTCTCATCAATGCTAAGAAGAACAGGAAGGAAGTAGTCGTTCTTCTTGAATTGCAGGCCCGCTTCGATGAAAAGGCGAATATACGGTGGGCCAATAAGCTGAAATCCGAGGGCGTAAAGGTACTTTTTGGGGTTCCCGGCCTGAAGGTCCATTCGAAACTTTGCATTATTACCAGGAAGGGACACAAGGGAAGCGAGGAACATATTTGTGCCATCGGTACCGGAAACCTCAACGAGGATACCGCCAGGCTCTATACCGATACCTATCTTCTTACCTCTCATCCTGAGATTTGCAGTGAGGTCGATCAACTTTTTGGTTTTTTTGAGCGGAACTATCGAGTTAGCCGTTTTAACCACCTTATCGTAAGCCCCTTTCAGAGCCGTCAGGCATTTGCCGCTCTCATCGAGGAACAAATAGGACGGGTCAAGAAGGGAAAGCAGGGACTCATTCGCCTGAAGCTCAATAATCTGGCGGATAGGGACCTGATTCAGAGCCTCTACCGGGCAAGTGAGAAGGGTGTCTCGATCCAATTAATTGTTCGGGGGATGCTTAGCCTTATACCCGGTCGGAAAAAAATGAGCGAGAATATTGAGGTGATCAGTATCGTGGATTCTTATCTCGAGCATGCCCGTTTTTTCATCTTCGGTCCCGATGAGAAGGTCAAAGTGTGGATCTCTTCCGCCGATTGGCTTCCCCGCAATATTGATCGTCGGGTAGAGGTTACTTGCCCCATCTACGATGTCAATTTGAAGCAGGAGCTCATTGATCTTTTTTCCATTGAGTGGAAAGATAACGTGAAGGCAAGGAGAATTGTCGACGGCAAAGAGTTCCGCAATCAGAACGGTCTGCCTCCATGGCGTTCCCAGTTAGAGAAGGGCCTCTACCTGAGGCGGCTTCATGAAGAAAGGGAAGCCGACCGCTCTTGA
- the thiI gene encoding tRNA uracil 4-sulfurtransferase ThiI — MKESLYLIRFGEIALKGDNRIFFERLLRKNIKKKLLPYRSELRMHSGRVYLRCPKAPEEAVRSVLSTTFGIVGFTKALRCDKRVEEIREAASLIADEIASDGKLQSFKVSARRADKSFPMTSYEIACDIGARIADAHQEFHVDVKTPDWVLGVEIREAAYIYGRMEKGPGGLPVGCAGKGVVLLSGGIDSPVAAFLMAKRGLKLDAVYFHAYPYTSNEALDKVKKLAEILAPYTGGIRLHVIPFTEAQILMKQRGRSEELTLHMRAAMVEIADMVAANTGAKALVTGEALSQVASQTIESITLTGSFAQRPIFRPVIGLDKEEIIMIARRIGTFETSILPYEDCCTIFSPKHPLVHPNKELLTTAYRSLSLDEELKRSYENREVYAFPPHSFQKEDQVAASTLG; from the coding sequence ATGAAAGAATCACTGTATCTTATACGTTTCGGGGAAATAGCCCTAAAGGGAGATAACCGAATCTTTTTCGAAAGGCTTTTACGAAAGAATATCAAAAAAAAGCTGCTGCCCTACCGATCAGAGCTGCGAATGCATAGTGGAAGGGTTTATCTTCGATGTCCGAAGGCTCCGGAAGAGGCGGTACGCTCCGTACTCTCAACCACCTTCGGCATAGTGGGATTCACCAAGGCCCTTCGCTGTGACAAGCGAGTAGAAGAGATCAGGGAGGCAGCATCGCTGATTGCCGATGAGATAGCGTCGGACGGAAAGCTGCAGAGCTTCAAGGTTTCCGCACGAAGGGCCGATAAGAGTTTTCCAATGACCTCGTACGAAATAGCCTGCGATATCGGTGCCCGTATCGCTGATGCCCATCAGGAGTTCCATGTCGACGTCAAAACCCCGGACTGGGTTTTGGGAGTGGAGATACGCGAAGCAGCATATATCTATGGTCGGATGGAAAAGGGGCCGGGAGGGCTTCCGGTCGGCTGTGCAGGCAAGGGGGTCGTTTTGCTGTCCGGAGGCATCGATTCTCCGGTCGCAGCTTTCCTCATGGCGAAACGCGGTTTGAAACTGGACGCCGTCTATTTTCATGCGTATCCCTATACATCGAATGAGGCCCTCGATAAGGTGAAGAAACTTGCAGAGATTTTGGCGCCCTACACCGGAGGCATACGGCTTCATGTCATTCCCTTTACCGAAGCACAAATCTTAATGAAGCAGCGGGGAAGAAGCGAAGAACTGACCCTTCATATGAGGGCTGCCATGGTGGAGATTGCCGATATGGTTGCCGCCAATACGGGGGCCAAGGCGCTGGTTACGGGCGAGGCCCTTAGCCAGGTAGCAAGCCAAACCATAGAAAGCATTACCCTTACCGGTTCCTTTGCCCAGCGCCCCATTTTTCGTCCGGTCATCGGTCTGGACAAGGAAGAGATCATCATGATTGCCAGGAGAATAGGTACCTTCGAAACCAGTATCCTTCCCTATGAAGACTGCTGTACCATTTTTAGCCCCAAACACCCTTTGGTACACCCCAATAAGGAACTCCTTACCACGGCATACCGGAGCCTGAGCCTCGACGAAGAGCTTAAAAGGTCATATGAGAACAGGGAGGTATACGCATTTCCTCCCCATTCGTTTCAGAAAGAAGACCAAGTGGCGGCCTCAACCCTTGGTTGA
- the hisH gene encoding imidazole glycerol phosphate synthase subunit HisH, producing the protein MKVGVIDYDAGNLASVSTALRFLGADFIVSPDHRELDRCDRLIFPGVGEAFHAMHVLRERSLDTLLQRYAASGRPLLGICIGCQLVLDHSEERDTDCLGIIPGKVLLFPERKGLKVPHMGWNSVRFCGDIHPLFSGIPDGTSFYFVHSYYPQVDRSLTIAECDYGETFSAAFARDNIAAMQFHPEKSGPFGLRLLKNFLSWNPGGAEHV; encoded by the coding sequence ATGAAGGTAGGAGTTATCGACTACGATGCGGGCAATCTTGCAAGTGTCAGTACGGCCCTTCGATTTCTTGGTGCCGATTTTATCGTTTCACCGGATCATAGGGAACTTGATCGATGTGACAGGCTGATTTTCCCCGGCGTTGGTGAGGCCTTTCATGCTATGCATGTATTGCGGGAACGTTCACTGGACACATTGCTTCAACGCTATGCCGCTTCCGGTCGTCCTCTTTTGGGAATTTGTATCGGATGCCAGCTGGTGCTTGACCATTCCGAGGAGCGGGATACCGATTGCCTGGGAATCATACCGGGGAAGGTCTTGCTTTTCCCTGAACGCAAGGGCCTGAAGGTTCCTCACATGGGATGGAACTCGGTACGCTTTTGCGGCGATATTCATCCTCTTTTCTCCGGAATTCCGGATGGTACGTCATTCTATTTTGTTCACTCCTATTATCCGCAGGTAGATCGATCTCTGACCATCGCAGAGTGTGATTATGGTGAAACCTTTTCGGCTGCTTTTGCCCGGGATAACATTGCGGCAATGCAGTTTCATCCCGAAAAGTCCGGCCCCTTTGGCTTGCGGCTTTTGAAAAACTTTCTTTCTTGGAATCCGGGAGGCGCTGAGCATGTTTAA
- a CDS encoding flagellin N-terminal helical domain-containing protein: MIINHNMSAIFAQRQNKFNNFNVDKNMEKLSSGLRINRAGDDASGLAVSEKMRSQIRGLVQAERNAQNGISFIQSTEGYLQETQDILQRMRELAVQSSNGVYTDEDRMQIQVEISQLVDEVNRIASHAQFNGMNMLTGRFARETGENSVTASMWLHIGANMDQRERIFIGTMTAQGLGIQGLGAMAHAATFISMSTPDSANISISVIDSALRKVNKQRADLGAYQNRLEHATRGLAVGSENLQAAESRIRDTDMADEMVRYTKNQILVQSSTAMLAQANTKTQSVLQLLQ; the protein is encoded by the coding sequence ATGATTATCAATCACAACATGAGCGCCATCTTCGCTCAGCGCCAGAACAAGTTCAACAACTTCAATGTCGACAAGAACATGGAAAAGCTCTCTTCTGGACTTCGTATAAACCGTGCCGGCGACGATGCATCAGGACTTGCCGTAAGCGAGAAAATGCGTAGCCAGATCAGGGGCCTGGTCCAGGCGGAACGAAATGCCCAGAACGGTATCTCTTTTATACAGAGTACAGAAGGGTATTTGCAGGAAACTCAGGATATTCTTCAAAGGATGAGAGAATTGGCTGTCCAGAGTTCCAACGGTGTATACACCGATGAAGACCGCATGCAGATTCAGGTCGAAATCAGCCAGCTGGTCGACGAAGTCAACAGAATCGCAAGTCATGCACAGTTCAATGGCATGAACATGCTTACCGGCCGTTTTGCGCGGGAAACCGGAGAGAATTCGGTAACCGCAAGCATGTGGCTCCACATCGGTGCCAACATGGATCAGCGGGAACGCATTTTCATCGGCACCATGACCGCCCAGGGACTCGGGATTCAGGGACTCGGAGCCATGGCTCACGCCGCTACCTTCATCTCCATGTCGACCCCCGACAGCGCCAACATTTCGATCTCCGTAATTGATTCGGCCCTTCGGAAGGTCAACAAGCAGCGTGCGGACCTCGGAGCCTATCAGAACCGTCTTGAGCATGCTACCAGGGGTCTGGCTGTAGGTTCTGAAAACCTGCAGGCGGCTGAAAGCAGAATCAGAGACACCGATATGGCAGATGAGATGGTTAGATACACAAAGAACCAGATTCTCGTCCAGTCTTCAACTGCCATGCTTGCCCAGGCAAACACGAAAACCCAGTCGGTTCTCCAGCTGCTCCAGTAA
- the hisF gene encoding imidazole glycerol phosphate synthase subunit HisF, which produces MFKRRIIVCLDVRDGKTTKGVKFKGNVDIGDPVEMAREYYRQGADELVFYDITASNEKRSIMIDVVRKVAEEIFIPFSVGGGISSVDDMWDVILAGAEKISVNSQAVKNPSIIEEGASRFGRQCIVLGMDALSDSSMPSGYRVVIHGGRVKTELDALEWALRAESLGAGEIVLNSIDADGTKDGYELNLTSMISNAVSIPVVASGGAGKPEDLVDVFSKGSADAALIASMVHIQGYTIGEIKETLRKNNVEVRTDSFVEP; this is translated from the coding sequence ATGTTTAAGCGACGAATCATTGTCTGTCTCGATGTTAGAGATGGAAAAACCACAAAGGGCGTGAAGTTTAAAGGTAATGTCGATATCGGAGATCCAGTGGAGATGGCCCGAGAGTATTACCGTCAGGGGGCCGACGAACTCGTCTTTTACGACATCACTGCTTCAAATGAAAAGCGTTCCATCATGATCGATGTTGTCCGCAAGGTCGCTGAAGAAATTTTCATTCCGTTTTCGGTGGGAGGCGGTATTTCTTCCGTCGACGATATGTGGGATGTGATCCTGGCCGGGGCTGAGAAGATCAGCGTAAACAGTCAGGCGGTGAAAAATCCTTCCATCATAGAAGAGGGGGCTTCACGTTTCGGACGTCAATGTATAGTTCTTGGTATGGATGCCCTCTCTGATTCATCCATGCCGTCCGGATACCGTGTTGTGATACATGGGGGGAGGGTGAAGACGGAATTGGACGCCCTTGAATGGGCTCTTCGTGCAGAGTCCCTTGGCGCGGGCGAGATCGTGCTTAATTCCATCGACGCCGACGGAACAAAAGACGGCTACGAGTTGAATTTGACCTCGATGATTAGCAACGCCGTCTCCATCCCCGTGGTTGCATCCGGGGGTGCGGGCAAACCTGAAGATCTTGTGGATGTCTTTTCCAAGGGCTCTGCAGATGCGGCCTTGATAGCTTCCATGGTCCATATCCAGGGCTATACCATCGGCGAGATTAAAGAGACGCTTCGAAAAAACAATGTCGAAGTTAGAACAGATTCTTTTGTCGAGCCGTGA
- a CDS encoding ATP-dependent 6-phosphofructokinase has translation MKIGILTAGGDCPGLNAAIRGVGKAAVLTYGMDVYGISSGFLGMIELEYRNLSELDLSGILTLGGTILGTSREKPFKDQSYGEYIRSKPDIIFDNYKKLGLDCLVCIGGNGTMKTASKLSDYGLNIIGIPKTIDNDVWGTELSFGFDSAMMVATEALDRIHTTANSHKRIMVIEVMGHHAGWLALYSGIAGGGDLILIPEIPYDESVVSDYLTERNRQGKPYSIVVVAEGIDFPKKKKKKKSAANYIAKMIQEETGMPTRETILGYIQRGGSPTAADRILATRFGAQAADFASRGEFGVMVALHDQHVEGIPLSEVAGKLKLVPGDLPLLRKARALGTCFGDTLST, from the coding sequence ATGAAGATTGGAATCCTTACGGCTGGTGGCGATTGCCCCGGTCTGAATGCGGCCATTCGCGGAGTGGGAAAGGCTGCGGTGCTTACCTACGGCATGGATGTGTATGGTATCTCGTCCGGTTTCCTCGGCATGATTGAGCTTGAATATAGAAATTTAAGTGAGCTGGACCTTTCAGGTATTCTGACCCTCGGTGGGACCATCCTTGGTACAAGCAGGGAAAAACCCTTCAAGGACCAATCCTACGGCGAATATATTCGAAGTAAACCCGATATTATTTTCGACAATTACAAAAAGCTCGGGCTTGATTGTTTGGTCTGTATCGGCGGCAACGGGACCATGAAAACGGCGTCGAAGCTTTCCGACTATGGTTTGAATATCATTGGCATTCCAAAAACAATTGACAACGATGTGTGGGGAACCGAACTCTCCTTCGGCTTTGATTCCGCCATGATGGTTGCGACCGAAGCCCTTGATCGGATCCATACCACCGCAAACAGCCACAAGCGGATCATGGTGATCGAGGTAATGGGACACCATGCGGGCTGGCTCGCCCTTTATTCAGGGATTGCCGGGGGAGGGGATCTTATTCTTATTCCGGAGATTCCCTACGATGAATCGGTTGTGAGCGACTATCTAACCGAGCGTAATCGTCAGGGAAAACCCTATTCGATCGTTGTTGTCGCAGAGGGAATAGATTTTCCTAAAAAGAAGAAAAAGAAAAAAAGTGCCGCGAACTACATCGCAAAAATGATTCAGGAAGAGACCGGCATGCCGACGAGAGAGACCATCCTCGGTTATATCCAACGGGGAGGCTCTCCTACCGCGGCCGATCGTATTCTTGCAACCCGTTTCGGAGCTCAGGCCGCCGATTTTGCCTCACGTGGGGAGTTCGGTGTGATGGTTGCCCTCCATGATCAGCACGTAGAAGGTATCCCTCTTTCCGAAGTAGCGGGGAAGTTAAAACTTGTTCCCGGTGATCTTCCTCTTTTGAGGAAGGCACGCGCGCTGGGTACCTGCTTTGGCGATACACTTTCTACTTGA
- a CDS encoding FmdB family zinc ribbon protein, with product MPTYDYECDECGHTFEFFQAMSDDPISVCPKCGGHVRRLIGGGTGIIFKGSGFYVTDNKRTGASSTSSPINGDEKTKPQKSSESHVEKADSKKEPASTKG from the coding sequence ATGCCTACTTATGATTACGAGTGCGACGAATGCGGTCACACCTTTGAGTTTTTTCAAGCAATGTCTGATGATCCTATTTCAGTGTGCCCCAAATGTGGGGGACATGTGAGGAGACTTATCGGAGGAGGAACCGGTATTATTTTTAAGGGAAGCGGTTTCTATGTCACCGATAATAAGCGAACGGGTGCTTCTTCCACCTCTTCTCCTATTAATGGAGACGAAAAAACGAAACCCCAGAAATCAAGCGAATCTCATGTTGAAAAGGCGGATAGTAAAAAAGAACCGGCTTCAACCAAGGGTTGA
- the ileS gene encoding isoleucine--tRNA ligase gives MFNPVDPKVNFPKMEEDILKFWENNDIFQKSIDQREGKDEFVFYDGPPFATGLPHFGHFVPGTIKDIIPRYQTMKGKKVLRRFGWDCHGLPVEYEMEKELGISGKSEIEAFGVAKFNESCRSIVLRYTSEWRQIVTRMGRWVDFDHDYKTMDPDYMESIWWVLSQLWKKGYLYEGHNILPYSPALSTPLSNFEVNLGGYQEVVDPAVTIRFKVRGTDSTYILAWTTTPWTLPSNLGLAFGPDIDYVKVKDGDEYYIMAKERLSAYYKDPSEYEIVEEKKGTAYAGVEYEPLFPYFASLREQNAFRAFTADYVTTEDGTGIVHTAPGFGEEDYEAMKGTGVPVVCPIDAECRFTDEVPDYKGIFVKDADKPIIKRLKDEGKLIRRENYKHQYPFCYRTKKPLIYRAVSCWFVDIGKIKEKMLAANSKVNWIPAHLKNGRFGKWLEGARDWAISRNRYWGNPIPIWKCDGSDYIEVISSREELEKKCGKKVDDLHKHFVDEFTWPSPDGKGTMRRIPDVLDCWFESGSMPYAQIHYPFENKEWFEKNFPADFICEGLDQTRGWFYTLTILAAALFDSPAFMNVVTNGLVLAEDGKKMSKSERNYSDPVEVIDKFGADALRMFLMNSAVVKAEDLRYSDDGVKEVLKTFIIPFWNAYSFFVTYANIDSFEPKGLKDAPDNPLDRWILSEAEHLVSDVTAQLDAYDLQKAIEPIVRFVDSLNNWYIRRSRRRFWKSENDSDKLQAYETLYAVLMKVVRVAAPIIPFMTEAIYQNLKCKETAESVHLCDYPVADESVRDLELEKKMEITRKAVSMGRALRSMHSLKTRQPLKALYLVTRDFQEKKILREMEDIIREELNVKEVLLKENEEDLVVYQAKPNYKVLGSKLGKYMKAVAGKIESLTMREVQSLLEGATLSLDYEGGSLELTEEGIIVQRFEKEHLKVLNDGSLTVGLDSEVTEELKQEGTVRDVVRSVQNMRKDRGLEVTDRIRLFIDGTPALREAVDLFTDHILEETLAESVDFRKEAGSEERECGEEHCWIDLVKV, from the coding sequence TTGTTCAACCCGGTCGACCCAAAAGTGAATTTTCCCAAGATGGAAGAAGATATCCTTAAGTTTTGGGAGAATAACGATATTTTCCAAAAATCCATTGATCAGCGTGAGGGTAAGGATGAGTTTGTCTTTTATGATGGTCCTCCCTTTGCTACCGGACTTCCTCATTTCGGCCACTTCGTACCAGGGACCATAAAGGATATTATTCCCCGTTATCAGACTATGAAGGGGAAAAAGGTTCTCCGGCGTTTCGGTTGGGACTGCCATGGTCTTCCCGTCGAGTACGAGATGGAAAAAGAGCTTGGAATTTCAGGCAAAAGTGAGATTGAAGCCTTTGGGGTGGCAAAATTCAATGAATCCTGCCGTTCCATTGTGTTGAGATATACCTCCGAATGGCGTCAGATTGTGACGAGAATGGGACGGTGGGTCGATTTTGACCACGATTACAAAACCATGGATCCCGATTATATGGAATCGATCTGGTGGGTCTTAAGCCAACTTTGGAAGAAGGGGTACCTCTACGAGGGGCACAATATTCTTCCCTACAGCCCCGCACTTTCCACCCCTCTTTCAAACTTTGAGGTGAATCTCGGTGGCTACCAGGAGGTTGTTGATCCTGCGGTCACCATCCGCTTCAAGGTACGGGGAACCGACTCGACCTATATTCTGGCATGGACCACCACGCCTTGGACCCTGCCCAGTAACCTCGGCCTTGCCTTCGGTCCCGACATCGATTATGTCAAGGTGAAAGACGGCGACGAGTATTACATCATGGCAAAGGAACGCCTTTCCGCGTATTACAAAGATCCGTCTGAATATGAGATTGTGGAAGAAAAAAAGGGTACGGCTTATGCCGGAGTCGAATATGAACCTCTGTTTCCCTATTTCGCCTCTTTGCGGGAGCAGAATGCATTCAGGGCCTTTACTGCAGACTATGTAACCACCGAAGATGGAACGGGTATCGTACATACGGCTCCCGGCTTTGGTGAGGAAGATTATGAGGCCATGAAAGGGACGGGTGTCCCGGTTGTCTGCCCTATTGATGCGGAATGCCGCTTTACCGACGAGGTTCCCGACTACAAGGGAATTTTCGTGAAGGATGCCGATAAACCGATCATTAAGCGCCTGAAAGATGAGGGCAAGCTTATTCGGCGTGAAAACTACAAACACCAGTATCCCTTCTGTTATCGGACCAAAAAGCCCCTTATCTACCGTGCAGTAAGCTGTTGGTTTGTCGATATCGGAAAGATCAAAGAGAAGATGCTTGCAGCCAACAGCAAGGTCAACTGGATCCCTGCGCACTTAAAGAACGGCCGCTTTGGAAAATGGCTTGAAGGAGCGCGTGACTGGGCCATCAGCAGAAACCGCTATTGGGGAAATCCTATTCCCATCTGGAAATGCGACGGTTCTGATTACATTGAGGTGATCTCCAGCAGAGAAGAGCTTGAGAAAAAGTGCGGTAAAAAGGTCGATGACCTCCATAAACACTTTGTTGATGAATTTACTTGGCCAAGCCCCGACGGAAAGGGGACCATGCGGCGAATTCCCGATGTGCTTGACTGTTGGTTCGAGTCGGGATCGATGCCCTATGCCCAGATCCACTATCCCTTTGAGAATAAAGAGTGGTTTGAAAAGAACTTTCCTGCCGATTTTATCTGTGAAGGTCTCGATCAGACCCGCGGATGGTTCTATACCCTTACAATCCTCGCCGCTGCACTCTTTGATTCTCCCGCCTTTATGAATGTGGTTACCAACGGCCTTGTCCTTGCCGAAGACGGAAAGAAGATGAGTAAATCGGAGAGGAACTACTCCGATCCCGTGGAGGTTATCGATAAGTTCGGGGCCGATGCCCTTCGTATGTTCCTTATGAACTCCGCGGTAGTGAAAGCCGAGGATCTTCGCTATTCGGACGATGGCGTCAAAGAGGTTCTGAAGACCTTCATCATTCCGTTCTGGAATGCCTATAGCTTTTTTGTTACCTATGCAAATATTGATTCCTTTGAACCGAAAGGGCTGAAGGATGCTCCCGATAATCCCCTGGATCGATGGATCCTCTCCGAGGCCGAGCATCTTGTTTCCGACGTTACCGCACAGCTTGATGCCTATGATCTTCAGAAGGCGATTGAACCGATTGTTCGTTTCGTCGATTCCCTGAACAACTGGTACATCAGAAGGAGTAGAAGGAGATTTTGGAAGAGTGAGAACGATAGCGATAAGCTCCAGGCATATGAGACCCTCTATGCGGTCCTTATGAAGGTTGTCCGTGTCGCTGCTCCGATCATTCCCTTTATGACCGAAGCGATTTACCAGAATCTGAAATGTAAGGAAACAGCAGAGTCCGTGCATCTCTGCGACTATCCCGTTGCCGATGAATCGGTCCGTGATCTGGAGCTTGAGAAAAAAATGGAGATCACCAGAAAAGCTGTCTCCATGGGCCGGGCCCTCCGGAGCATGCACAGTCTCAAGACACGTCAGCCCCTCAAGGCCCTCTATCTGGTTACCAGGGATTTTCAGGAAAAGAAGATCCTTCGGGAGATGGAGGATATCATCCGGGAAGAGTTGAACGTCAAAGAGGTCCTGCTCAAAGAGAACGAAGAGGATCTTGTCGTCTATCAGGCAAAGCCGAACTACAAGGTGCTGGGAAGCAAGCTTGGGAAGTACATGAAGGCTGTGGCAGGAAAGATCGAATCTTTGACCATGCGCGAGGTTCAGTCCCTCCTCGAAGGGGCGACCCTTTCCCTCGACTATGAGGGAGGTTCCCTTGAGCTGACTGAGGAAGGAATCATCGTGCAGCGTTTTGAAAAGGAGCATCTGAAGGTTCTGAACGATGGAAGCCTGACCGTGGGGCTCGATTCCGAGGTTACCGAGGAGCTGAAGCAAGAGGGAACGGTTCGTGATGTGGTTCGAAGTGTCCAGAATATGCGTAAGGATCGAGGTCTTGAGGTTACCGATCGAATAAGGCTTTTCATCGACGGTACGCCGGCCCTTCGGGAAGCCGTCGACCTGTTTACCGATCATATCCTTGAAGAAACCCTTGCCGAGTCTGTCGACTTTAGAAAAGAGGCCGGCTCCGAGGAGCGCGAATGCGGAGAGGAACATTGCTGGATCGATCTGGTAAAGGTTTAA